CCGTCGAGGGTCCTGCGGCCGACCGGGCGGTAGCTGTTGTGCAGGAACTTGCTGGTCGCGGACAGCTCCGAGATCCCGCCGCCGGCGAACGGCACCGGGTCGACCGCCGTGGCCCTGCGGAGCTTGCGCTGCACCGGGTCGAAGCGCAGGCCCTCCGTCCAGTACCCGCGGACCCCGCCGCGGCCGGAGACCCAGGCGACACCGTCCGCGTCGACCTGCACGTCGTGCGCGTAGTCGGTCTTGCCGTCGTTGCGCGCGGTGTCGATCGGGTTGGGGTAGACCTTCGGGTTGCGCGGATCGCGCACGTCGGTCACCCAGACCGGGCGCCCGCCCCAGTCCGCGGGCATGTGGCTGGCCTTGGCGGGCCCGCCGGTCCACAGGTAGCGGCAGTCGTTGACGCAGCTGGTGGTGTGGCCGGCGGGGATCTCCACGAAGGTGATCGTGTCGAGCTTGGCCGGATCGGCGGCGTCCACGATGTAGACGCCGGACTTGCCGGTGGCGGTGGTGCCGCCGAACGCGCGCGGATCGCGGGCGAGGAAGATCAGCTTGCGCTCCGGGTCGACCTCGGTGTCCTCCATCTCCCACATGCCGGGCATCGAGATCTCGCTCAGCAGGCGGGGCTTGGCGGGGTCGGCGGTGATGTCGTAGGACTTCAGGCCGAACTCGCCCGCGACGATCATGACGTCCCGGTGCGGGCGGGAGTACTGGAGGAAGTTGATCGAGATCGCGCCCTGGGCCTCGGGCAACGTGCCCAGCAGTTCCACGTTCTTGGCCGCCGAGCTCTTCGACGCCTTGGGCGTGCCCGCGGAGTGGGCGTGGCCGGACTCCGGCGCGGTGCCGAAGGCGGGGGCGTCACCGCACGCCCACGCGGGCACCCCCATCGCGAGGACGACCGCCGTGATCGCGGTGAGCAGAGCTGAACGCCTTGGCATCACGCACCCCCGTTGCTCCGATGTCCGGAAGGGAACTTAGATCCGTTAACGATTTCTCTCAAGGGTTTTCGTAGGCTTCAGGCCATGCGTCGCACACTGGCTGCTCTGGCTGTAGGAACGCTCCTGCTGACGGGGTGTTCCGGCGGGCCGTCCGCCGAGCCCGGCGTGCTCTCCGTCGGCGTGCGCGAACCCGCCAGCCTGCTGCCCGGCCGGGTGGCCGACCTGCCGGGGCGCCAGATCACCGGGGCGCTGTGGACACCGCTGACCGAACTGGGCGCCGCGGACCAACCACCCGTTCCGCTCGCGGCCGAGTCGGTCACCAGTCCGGACCGTCTGGTGTGGACGGTCGTGCTGCGCCAGGGGTGGCGCTTCCACGACGGCAGCCCGGTCACCGCCCGGTCCTACGTGGGCGCGTGGGAGGCCTCGATGCGCGAGGGCTGGCCGGGCGCCCGGGTGCTCACCGAGCAGCTGCGCGTCGCCGGGTTGCGCGCGGTGGACGAACGCACGATCGAGGTGCGGCTGGGCCGCCCGCTCGGCGAGTTCCCCAAGGCGTTGACCTCTCCGGCGCTGCTGCCGTTGCCCGAGTCGGTGCTCGCCTCGCGGGACTGGGACCGCTTCGCCGAGCGCCCGATCGGCAACGGGCCGTACCGGTTGACGGTGCCGTGGGTGCGGGACAAGGGAGCACGCGTCGAACCGTTCGCCGGATTCGCCG
The window above is part of the Allokutzneria albata genome. Proteins encoded here:
- a CDS encoding LVIVD repeat-containing protein codes for the protein MPRRSALLTAITAVVLAMGVPAWACGDAPAFGTAPESGHAHSAGTPKASKSSAAKNVELLGTLPEAQGAISINFLQYSRPHRDVMIVAGEFGLKSYDITADPAKPRLLSEISMPGMWEMEDTEVDPERKLIFLARDPRAFGGTTATGKSGVYIVDAADPAKLDTITFVEIPAGHTTSCVNDCRYLWTGGPAKASHMPADWGGRPVWVTDVRDPRNPKVYPNPIDTARNDGKTDYAHDVQVDADGVAWVSGRGGVRGYWTEGLRFDPVQRKLRRATAVDPVPFAGGGISELSATSKFLHNSYRPVGRRTLDGPDVGAWGYGQTVFATEENFADGCAADGVLVISSLKGSYGGEGWRSTPENPYRLNTIGTWSVAGQEGSDPDNGNCSAHYFDVRGKVLAQSFYGQGTRFLDISDPSRPRQVGYFRPADGLSWQPLWHRGLLFVADNVRGVDILRFTGGK